The Bacteroidota bacterium genome contains a region encoding:
- a CDS encoding winged helix-turn-helix transcriptional regulator, whose protein sequence is MRRDVFQAIADPTRRAIISMLAHQSLNLNSVAEQFQQSRPAISKHIKILTQCGLITIKQQGRERHCEAQLEKLNEVSDWVEQYREFWNTKFNALEIYLAQLQKEEMQLKASKKSKKPLVSSPKTKAVKLSKPKPKTR, encoded by the coding sequence ATGAGAAGAGATGTTTTTCAAGCCATAGCTGACCCTACCCGCAGAGCTATCATAAGCATGTTGGCGCATCAATCGTTGAATTTAAATTCTGTTGCCGAGCAATTTCAGCAGAGCCGACCTGCTATTTCGAAACATATAAAAATTCTGACACAATGCGGACTCATTACCATAAAGCAGCAGGGACGAGAAAGGCATTGTGAGGCGCAACTGGAGAAACTGAATGAAGTTTCGGATTGGGTGGAGCAGTACCGTGAATTTTGGAATACCAAATTTAATGCACTTGAAATTTATTTAGCACAATTACAAAAGGAAGAAATGCAGCTGAAAGCTAGCAAAAAATCAAAAAAGCCTTTGGTATCATCCCCAAAAACAAAAGCTGTAAAATTGTCAAAACCCAAACCAAAAACGAGATGA
- a CDS encoding DoxX family protein, producing the protein MKKTNTIYWIFTGLFGALMLFTAVPDILKSAEAVTFMTEHLGYPLYFVAFIGWAKVLGVLALFIPGYPRIKEWAYAGLAFDLVGAIFSILSVESFSASMLFILVPVVLGTVSYIYYHKRLIAA; encoded by the coding sequence ATGAAAAAAACAAACACAATCTATTGGATTTTTACTGGATTATTTGGTGCCTTAATGTTATTTACGGCCGTTCCGGATATCTTAAAATCAGCAGAAGCGGTAACCTTTATGACCGAACATTTAGGCTACCCATTGTACTTTGTAGCCTTTATAGGATGGGCAAAAGTTTTAGGAGTATTAGCGTTATTTATTCCGGGATATCCAAGAATTAAAGAATGGGCTTATGCAGGTTTGGCTTTTGATTTAGTTGGAGCCATTTTTTCCATATTGTCGGTAGAGTCATTTTCTGCTTCTATGCTATTTATATTGGTTCCGGTGGTGTTGGGCACCGTTTCATACATCTATTACCATAAACGTTTAATAGCAGCCTAA
- a CDS encoding DUF1801 domain-containing protein — translation MDKENLSSDTSGVDSHILKLAPELAIIVTYLRKVILSTNSEIGERIKWNNPSFFYKGAMKPFNPKEYKRELIVFNLFKGRIMLVFPSGAKVKDTSGLLTGEYADGRRLIVFENIEDAKSKEKKLQKIIKDWIKLIDK, via the coding sequence ATGGATAAAGAGAATTTATCAAGCGATACTTCAGGTGTGGATAGTCACATTTTAAAATTAGCACCAGAGCTGGCCATTATTGTAACATATTTACGCAAAGTGATATTATCCACTAATTCTGAAATTGGTGAGCGCATTAAATGGAATAATCCCAGTTTCTTTTATAAAGGAGCAATGAAACCCTTTAATCCTAAAGAGTATAAACGAGAGTTGATTGTTTTTAATCTTTTTAAAGGACGCATTATGCTTGTTTTTCCAAGCGGAGCAAAGGTTAAGGATACAAGTGGGTTACTAACCGGAGAATACGCAGATGGCAGAAGGCTTATTGTTTTTGAAAATATTGAGGATGCAAAATCCAAAGAAAAAAAATTACAAAAGATTATTAAAGATTGGATCAAATTAATAGACAAATAA
- a CDS encoding DUF1801 domain-containing protein yields the protein MKKEISNFEEYISLQEAEAKEMLHKMRELILELAPEAAEVISYGMPAFRYANSMLVYIAGFKKHCSLFAANSKLTASMADELKPYKTSKGTIQFQFNQKLPLTLIKKIVKARMKENIEKQKIKAIKKK from the coding sequence ATGAAAAAGGAAATATCAAATTTTGAAGAATATATTTCTTTGCAAGAAGCTGAAGCAAAAGAAATGCTGCATAAGATGCGTGAACTCATCCTCGAATTAGCGCCTGAAGCAGCTGAAGTAATTAGTTATGGAATGCCGGCCTTTCGCTACGCAAATAGTATGCTCGTATATATTGCAGGCTTTAAAAAGCATTGTAGTTTGTTTGCAGCAAATAGTAAATTAACTGCTTCAATGGCTGATGAATTAAAACCTTACAAAACCTCAAAAGGTACCATTCAATTTCAATTCAATCAAAAGCTACCACTTACTCTTATTAAAAAGATAGTAAAAGCCAGAATGAAAGAGAATATAGAAAAGCAAAAAATAAAAGCAATCAAGAAAAAATAA
- a CDS encoding VOC family protein — translation MASINAPQKITPFLWFNDNGEEAMNFYCSIFKNSKIKHVSPGPNGKAFTGSFDLEGLSFHFLNGGPMHAQFTEAISLFVHCEDQNEVDYYWNKLTSDGGKNSRCGWLKDKFELSWQIIPSALGRLIGDPDREKAGRVMQALLKMDKIIVADLEAAHRGE, via the coding sequence ATGGCTAGTATAAACGCTCCGCAAAAAATTACTCCCTTTCTTTGGTTCAACGATAACGGCGAAGAAGCAATGAATTTTTACTGTTCGATATTTAAAAATTCCAAAATTAAACATGTTAGTCCTGGACCAAATGGCAAAGCCTTTACCGGTAGTTTCGACTTGGAAGGACTCAGCTTTCATTTTTTAAATGGAGGGCCCATGCATGCTCAATTTACGGAAGCTATATCGCTCTTTGTGCATTGTGAGGATCAAAATGAGGTGGATTATTATTGGAATAAACTTACTTCAGATGGCGGTAAAAACAGCCGTTGTGGCTGGCTTAAAGATAAATTTGAACTATCCTGGCAAATTATTCCAAGTGCTTTAGGTCGATTAATAGGTGATCCTGATCGCGAAAAAGCGGGCAGAGTTATGCAAGCGCTATTAAAAATGGATAAAATAATTGTAGCCGATTTGGAAGCAGCGCATCGCGGTGAATAA
- a CDS encoding SRPBCC domain-containing protein, with the protein MTIIKEVTLIRYFSAPKELVFKAFTNREMLMQWWGPHGFTNPECEMDARENGKWKINMHAPQLGFPNSWVEGVFTEIIPGEKLVFTTKGIFRPDGSHGLEGLNTVIFQEENGKTKLTLHAALTKLDKGFEMAANGMEQGWSESFEKLATLLTK; encoded by the coding sequence ATGACAATAATTAAAGAAGTAACACTAATCCGCTATTTTTCAGCTCCAAAAGAGCTCGTGTTTAAAGCCTTTACCAACCGCGAAATGCTGATGCAATGGTGGGGACCACATGGATTTACTAATCCGGAATGCGAAATGGATGCACGCGAAAATGGGAAATGGAAAATTAATATGCATGCGCCACAACTTGGCTTTCCTAACAGTTGGGTGGAAGGTGTTTTTACCGAAATTATTCCGGGTGAAAAGTTAGTATTTACTACCAAAGGAATCTTTAGACCAGATGGAAGTCATGGCCTCGAAGGCTTAAACACAGTAATCTTCCAAGAGGAAAATGGAAAAACAAAATTAACGTTACATGCAGCTTTAACGAAACTCGACAAAGGCTTTGAAATGGCAGCAAATGGCATGGAACAAGGCTGGAGCGAAAGCTTCGAAAAATTGGCAACCTTACTTACAAAATAA